From a single Dromaius novaehollandiae isolate bDroNov1 chromosome 13, bDroNov1.hap1, whole genome shotgun sequence genomic region:
- the POP4 gene encoding ribonuclease P protein subunit p29 isoform X1: MEGLLYGRLPAGAAEELGAQPQGSEEAKAFVTAFLKRSMPKMKDEAIQDMLTRKAVVLEHYSSKKKKGKRKKTKGFTAKQRRELRLFEIEPEQRRYALFLPLHELWKQYIRDLCYGLKPDAQPQMVQSKLLKADLHGAIVTVTKSKCPSYVGITGIILQEMKHVFKIITKEDKLKVVPKLNNVFSLEIDGFISYIYGSKFQLRASERSAKKFKLKGTIDL; this comes from the exons atggagg GTCTGCTGTACGGCCGCCTGCCCGCCGGCGCGGCGGAGGAGCTGGGCGCACAG CCTCAAGGCTCCGAAGAGGCCAAGGCGTTTGTAACCGCCTTCCTGAAGCGCAGTATGCCAAAAATGAAAGACGAAGCTATCCAGGACATGCTGACGCGGAAAGCTGTGGTTCTTGAGCATTActctagtaaaaagaaaaagggaaagaggaagaaaacaaaaggttttaCTGCCAAACAAAGGCGAGAATTGCGGCTTTTTGAAATTGAACCCGAACAGCGAAG ATATGCACTCTTTCTACCACTACATGAACTTTGGAAACAGTATATCAGAGACCTATGTTATGGACTTAAACCAGATGC GCAACCACAGATGGTTCAGAGCAAACTGCTAAAAGCTGATCTCCATGGAGCTATTGTTACAg TAACAAAATCAAAGTGCCCCTCTTATGTTGGGATAACAGGAATCATTCTACAGGAAATGAAACATGTCTTCAAAATTATCACTAAAGAGGACAAATTAAAAG TTGTTCCCAAACTCAACAATGTATTTAGCTTGGAGATTGATGGATTTATTTCCTACATCTACGGAAGCAAGTTCCAGCTTAGAGCAAGTGAACGATCTGCGAAAAAGTTCAAGTTGAAAGGAACTATTGACCTATGA
- the POP4 gene encoding ribonuclease P protein subunit p29 isoform X2 translates to MPKMKDEAIQDMLTRKAVVLEHYSSKKKKGKRKKTKGFTAKQRRELRLFEIEPEQRRYALFLPLHELWKQYIRDLCYGLKPDAQPQMVQSKLLKADLHGAIVTVTKSKCPSYVGITGIILQEMKHVFKIITKEDKLKVVPKLNNVFSLEIDGFISYIYGSKFQLRASERSAKKFKLKGTIDL, encoded by the exons ATGCCAAAAATGAAAGACGAAGCTATCCAGGACATGCTGACGCGGAAAGCTGTGGTTCTTGAGCATTActctagtaaaaagaaaaagggaaagaggaagaaaacaaaaggttttaCTGCCAAACAAAGGCGAGAATTGCGGCTTTTTGAAATTGAACCCGAACAGCGAAG ATATGCACTCTTTCTACCACTACATGAACTTTGGAAACAGTATATCAGAGACCTATGTTATGGACTTAAACCAGATGC GCAACCACAGATGGTTCAGAGCAAACTGCTAAAAGCTGATCTCCATGGAGCTATTGTTACAg TAACAAAATCAAAGTGCCCCTCTTATGTTGGGATAACAGGAATCATTCTACAGGAAATGAAACATGTCTTCAAAATTATCACTAAAGAGGACAAATTAAAAG TTGTTCCCAAACTCAACAATGTATTTAGCTTGGAGATTGATGGATTTATTTCCTACATCTACGGAAGCAAGTTCCAGCTTAGAGCAAGTGAACGATCTGCGAAAAAGTTCAAGTTGAAAGGAACTATTGACCTATGA